One genomic region from Cyanobium usitatum str. Tous encodes:
- a CDS encoding sulfotransferase family protein: MTAANPALPAVLDEHFILFQQLPLIYGRVPKVANSSVKAALTRLLDQPPEEGYRTTADALWRKGTHGETTMVDAVEAMQRRSSHFCFSFVRNPFDRLVSAYNNKLIENDTLSTAMQRMGLERHMPFRRFLEVVVATADADLDVHLLPQSSILCIDGVPVPGFIGQMEAMADHWQLLRRRMRQAGLPALGKLPSKNVRRAGESDLTDHFSDENLISLARERYREDVELFYGDHDLYKLARGQLSVTPTPLERITATLPA, translated from the coding sequence ATGACGGCCGCCAACCCTGCGCTGCCGGCAGTGCTGGATGAGCACTTCATCCTTTTCCAACAATTGCCGCTGATTTATGGGCGGGTGCCCAAGGTGGCCAATTCGTCAGTGAAGGCCGCCCTTACCCGACTGCTTGATCAACCGCCGGAGGAGGGCTACCGCACCACCGCCGATGCCCTCTGGCGCAAGGGGACCCATGGCGAAACCACGATGGTCGACGCGGTGGAGGCTATGCAACGACGTAGCAGCCACTTCTGCTTCAGCTTCGTGCGCAACCCCTTCGATCGTTTGGTGTCGGCCTATAACAACAAGCTGATCGAAAACGACACGTTGTCGACGGCGATGCAAAGAATGGGGCTGGAGCGTCATATGCCGTTTCGACGCTTTCTGGAGGTGGTGGTCGCCACAGCAGATGCTGATTTAGACGTACACCTACTCCCCCAAAGCAGCATTCTTTGCATAGACGGTGTGCCGGTGCCTGGATTCATCGGCCAAATGGAAGCAATGGCAGACCACTGGCAGCTGCTACGCCGCCGCATGCGTCAAGCTGGCTTGCCAGCACTTGGCAAGCTACCCAGTAAAAACGTACGCAGAGCTGGCGAATCAGATCTTACCGACCACTTCAGCGACGAAAACCTGATCAGCCTCGCTAGGGAGCGCTACCGAGAGGACGTGGAACTGTTCTACGGTGATCACGACTTGTATAAACTTGCCCGTGGCCAGCTCAGCGTGACCCCAACCCCCTTGGAACGCATCACAGCTACGCTGCCCGCCTGA
- a CDS encoding glycosyltransferase 61 family protein, which produces MRELSDMRGKRHCCHPAARLELNPYKQERIREHELVLYGGTLYDHIGHLILDSARAYQLLREYRDNDLPIWFHDATPHRHPRSTLKLALVQEWFKQLGLRNRVRLIRRPLKAGRLISSSALYCDRGFASKDLRPACKAALKPRLRDRLETISRPQRRLAYLSRHKLSTGSTHYSQEAELVAQLDQLPHVDVICPEELDFEQKLSLYRHYEIIAGFPQASMSLKMFAPGEQRAQQVMFIAGARSLSSTWVNIDRATGGGDAYVDCNQDVQDFIIDDATATFQRSNNFKLETVLQTLQELTT; this is translated from the coding sequence GTGCGTGAACTCAGTGACATGCGCGGCAAAAGACATTGCTGCCATCCTGCAGCCCGCCTTGAACTAAATCCCTATAAACAGGAACGGATACGCGAGCACGAGTTAGTGCTCTACGGGGGCACACTTTACGATCATATCGGCCACTTGATCCTGGACTCGGCCCGGGCTTACCAGTTGCTGCGCGAGTACCGCGACAATGACCTGCCGATCTGGTTTCACGATGCCACACCCCATCGACATCCCCGCTCCACACTGAAACTTGCCCTGGTTCAGGAATGGTTTAAACAGCTGGGACTTCGCAATCGTGTGAGGCTAATCCGCCGACCGCTCAAGGCAGGCCGCCTCATATCAAGCTCGGCGCTCTACTGCGACCGCGGCTTTGCAAGCAAGGATTTACGGCCTGCTTGCAAAGCCGCGCTAAAGCCCAGGCTGCGGGACCGCCTTGAAACGATCAGCAGGCCACAGCGGCGACTGGCCTATCTTTCGCGCCACAAGCTGAGTACCGGAAGCACCCACTACTCCCAAGAAGCTGAGCTGGTGGCCCAGCTAGACCAGCTTCCCCATGTGGATGTGATCTGCCCGGAGGAACTGGATTTCGAGCAGAAGCTGAGCCTGTATCGACACTATGAAATTATCGCCGGCTTTCCCCAGGCCTCAATGAGCCTGAAGATGTTTGCGCCAGGAGAGCAACGCGCTCAACAGGTGATGTTTATCGCTGGGGCCCGCAGCCTAAGCAGCACTTGGGTAAACATCGATCGTGCTACGGGTGGTGGCGACGCCTATGTGGACTGTAACCAAGATGTGCAAGATTTCATCATCGACGATGCAACCGCTACCTTCCAACGATCCAACAACTTCAAGCTCGAAACCGTACTCCAAACACTCCAAGAACTAACAACCTGA
- a CDS encoding dTDP-4-dehydrorhamnose 3,5-epimerase family protein: MQYEPLAIAGAFKVTSPPIGDERGWFARAFCQKELLEHGVDFQVRQINRSYNQRAGTLRGFHFQFPPYAEHKFLRCVGGELVDVLVDLRPESPTFLQTETVELRAEDHQAVLIPERCCHALQTLTDATEILYQVSEFYTPEAEFGLRWNDPELAISWPLEVSEISPKDASWPLLSESLASIRERMTLSEGLKI, translated from the coding sequence ATGCAGTACGAACCCCTGGCCATCGCGGGCGCTTTCAAGGTCACGAGCCCGCCCATCGGCGACGAGCGTGGCTGGTTTGCAAGAGCCTTCTGCCAGAAGGAGTTGCTCGAGCATGGGGTGGATTTCCAGGTGCGGCAGATCAATCGCTCTTACAACCAGCGAGCTGGCACCCTGCGGGGCTTTCACTTTCAGTTTCCTCCCTATGCAGAACACAAGTTTCTGCGGTGCGTAGGTGGAGAGTTGGTAGATGTGCTGGTGGACTTGCGCCCGGAATCACCCACTTTTCTGCAGACCGAAACGGTGGAACTGCGCGCGGAAGACCACCAAGCAGTGCTGATTCCGGAGCGCTGCTGCCATGCACTCCAGACCCTCACCGATGCCACAGAGATTCTTTATCAGGTGAGCGAGTTTTATACCCCAGAAGCAGAATTCGGCCTGCGCTGGAATGATCCCGAGCTGGCCATCAGCTGGCCTCTGGAGGTCAGTGAAATCTCGCCCAAAGATGCCTCCTGGCCGCTGCTGAGCGAAAGCTTGGCGAGCATCCGCGAGCGAATGACCTTGTCAGAGGGTCTGAAAATTTGA
- a CDS encoding response regulator transcription factor codes for MAGSIWILDDDVELGSLLLEQFSQRGWQARHLSHPRELEQALTDTQPDLLVLDELLPEQRGTDVLMRLRRGHPHLPVLMLSALGAPRDRVAGLEAGANDYLGKPFLFRELQLRVEQLLKPALASVSAPQSWQLGELQLDPQLQWLGNSGGGQELSRGDIALLQLLCSRAGEVVSRQDLVQASGSLVDVEQSRSIDVRLSRLRRLLEELQPNCTMIETVRGRGYRLVVPVQPLSQSAPPLEG; via the coding sequence ATGGCCGGCTCGATCTGGATTCTCGATGACGATGTGGAGTTGGGCTCCCTGCTGCTCGAGCAATTCAGCCAACGGGGCTGGCAGGCGCGCCATCTCAGCCATCCCCGCGAACTGGAGCAGGCTCTTACCGACACGCAGCCGGATTTACTGGTGCTTGATGAGCTGTTGCCGGAGCAACGCGGCACCGATGTACTAATGCGGCTGCGTCGGGGCCATCCCCACCTCCCCGTGCTGATGCTCTCGGCGCTGGGCGCCCCGCGGGATCGGGTGGCGGGGCTCGAGGCCGGTGCCAACGACTACCTGGGCAAACCCTTCCTATTTCGTGAGCTGCAACTGCGGGTGGAACAGCTGCTCAAACCCGCGCTGGCCAGCGTGTCTGCCCCTCAGTCCTGGCAACTCGGCGAGCTGCAACTCGATCCCCAGCTGCAGTGGCTGGGCAACTCGGGCGGCGGCCAGGAACTTTCCCGCGGCGACATTGCGTTGCTACAGCTGCTCTGCAGCCGCGCCGGCGAGGTGGTGAGCCGCCAGGATCTGGTCCAGGCCAGCGGCAGCCTGGTCGATGTGGAGCAAAGCCGCAGCATCGATGTGCGGTTGTCGCGGCTGCGGCGCCTGCTCGAAGAGCTGCAACCAAATTGCACCATGATCGAGACAGTTCGCGGCAGGGGCTACCGCTTGGTGGTGCCGGTGCAGCCTCTGTCGCAGAGCGCGCCGCCCCTTGAGGGCTGA
- a CDS encoding glycosyltransferase family 61 protein, whose amino-acid sequence MIERKARLLPTRRTGRSDPWWTTRKQGGLDAEGRTIEALNDLRGYRPIYQLPTELPSQPIKGGKQRGLVLYGGTVFEHFGHLLLDLSRLYQLLPLFRKSREPIWFHYPSLGEGESITHPLVNDWFECLGIIKRVQVVRRTLQCEHLISSEVLYRDRRFVSTDFPLAARRALAPKLRRKLLSLQAESPRIAYLSRHQLSSGTTYFEGEEEVVEALKKISNIDIICPEELTIESKLSLYRRYHLVAGFAQAALLLKYFAPFRKQSELAEQVLFVAGPQSLNSNWVNLDKAFGFGDKVVDCSLTQELAEYPESKAFQRHNRFNTGLVIDTMRELAGR is encoded by the coding sequence GTGATCGAACGCAAAGCCAGGTTGCTTCCTACCCGCCGAACAGGTCGGTCTGATCCTTGGTGGACCACCCGCAAGCAGGGCGGCCTTGACGCAGAAGGCAGGACGATCGAAGCCCTCAATGACCTGCGGGGATATCGCCCGATATATCAGCTCCCAACGGAGCTACCCAGCCAGCCAATAAAAGGTGGCAAACAACGCGGACTCGTGCTCTACGGCGGCACCGTATTTGAACATTTCGGTCACCTACTACTGGATCTGAGCCGGCTGTACCAACTGCTACCTCTCTTCCGCAAGAGTCGAGAGCCGATCTGGTTTCACTATCCATCGCTGGGAGAGGGCGAAAGCATCACCCATCCCCTAGTGAACGACTGGTTTGAATGTTTGGGAATCATAAAGCGCGTCCAGGTTGTTCGCCGCACCCTGCAGTGCGAGCACCTGATTTCATCAGAAGTACTCTATCGCGACCGACGATTTGTATCTACTGATTTCCCCCTGGCAGCACGACGAGCCCTAGCGCCGAAACTACGGCGCAAACTACTGAGCCTGCAAGCAGAAAGCCCACGGATCGCCTATCTGTCGAGGCACCAACTCAGCAGCGGCACCACCTACTTCGAAGGCGAAGAGGAAGTAGTGGAAGCCTTAAAAAAGATTAGCAATATCGACATAATTTGCCCAGAAGAGCTTACGATCGAATCCAAGCTAAGTCTCTATCGACGCTATCACCTAGTGGCAGGGTTCGCCCAGGCAGCCCTACTTCTTAAGTATTTTGCACCCTTCCGAAAGCAATCAGAGCTGGCAGAACAGGTGCTGTTTGTAGCCGGCCCACAAAGCCTAAACAGCAACTGGGTGAATCTCGATAAAGCCTTCGGCTTCGGGGATAAGGTAGTTGATTGCAGTCTTACCCAAGAACTGGCTGAATATCCCGAGTCCAAGGCTTTTCAACGACACAACCGCTTCAATACGGGATTGGTGATCGACACAATGCGGGAGCTGGCAGGGCGCTGA
- a CDS encoding sulfotransferase family protein: protein MGLNRQLRKVIEAGLRGEHEAEVQALGRRLPNFIIIGAAKSATTTLTSILPRHPDFFISKPKEPKFFGRRYDMGWKWYGRLFKAGKACKLRGEGSTMYASALKSSTNAPALMHRYLPNLKLVYVVRDPLDRIVSQWRHRKGRQPGTRDFSGLMNSGHLRRLVVGCSLYHERLQAFRKFYPDDQIHCLTFEELIAAPRPTLTALLSFLGASTDPANLDLLLDDGQLPRVNEAGDKGRAMVEAPAWTDKLRSQVLEVVRPDAEQMLAYMGKPIDTWAL from the coding sequence TTGGGCCTCAACCGTCAATTGCGAAAAGTAATTGAGGCCGGATTACGGGGCGAACACGAGGCCGAGGTGCAGGCACTGGGCCGGAGATTGCCAAATTTCATCATTATTGGAGCGGCAAAATCTGCCACAACAACACTTACTTCAATATTGCCTCGCCACCCCGACTTCTTTATCAGCAAACCGAAAGAGCCAAAATTCTTTGGTCGGCGCTACGACATGGGCTGGAAATGGTATGGCCGTCTTTTTAAAGCTGGCAAGGCCTGCAAGTTGCGCGGCGAAGGTAGCACCATGTATGCCAGCGCACTTAAGAGCTCTACCAACGCCCCAGCTTTGATGCACCGCTATCTACCCAATCTTAAATTGGTGTATGTGGTGCGCGATCCACTAGATAGGATCGTCTCTCAATGGCGTCATCGCAAGGGGCGCCAACCTGGCACCCGAGATTTCAGTGGATTGATGAATTCTGGCCACCTGCGTCGCCTAGTGGTGGGCTGCTCCCTATATCACGAACGCTTGCAAGCCTTTCGCAAATTTTATCCTGACGACCAGATCCACTGTCTTACTTTCGAAGAGCTGATCGCAGCACCTCGCCCCACACTTACAGCTCTATTGAGCTTCCTGGGAGCTTCAACAGACCCAGCAAATCTAGATCTGCTCCTTGATGATGGCCAGCTACCACGAGTAAACGAAGCCGGTGACAAGGGCCGTGCAATGGTGGAGGCTCCCGCCTGGACGGACAAGCTGCGCAGCCAGGTGTTGGAGGTGGTGCGGCCCGATGCCGAGCAGATGCTGGCCTACATGGGCAAACCCATCGATACCTGGGCTTTGTGA
- a CDS encoding glycosyltransferase family 2 protein — MTSIDLITPCRNRAEHVLHSLPSWLACSQLGKILIVDFNSTPKLAPQLARFDLERVHVIRLENEPLWRQGRAQNVALRYSRSEIILKLDADIELLTIAPYLEAMDRDPTLFYRGFSKLGSSSGSCLFRRKDGRRCGGWHDHMSGWGGDDVDFYQRLRRRGLKAAVFEPESFRETTQPMEVKNSEAARIDSQILQNQPQLACQPRFSGVRNTLLSVVQKQNRSRALRYEFLQDSDLPHRVLASMKNRSNQELEISRFSIELANILAIHHFQPDLDPRDLLNSQSFTNILQRHQLPRSRSRKERQALLESLPKRMGQLRQLAEQLGVATLPH; from the coding sequence ATGACCAGCATCGACCTGATCACACCTTGCCGCAACCGTGCCGAGCACGTCTTGCACAGTCTTCCTTCCTGGCTGGCCTGCTCCCAGCTGGGGAAAATCCTGATCGTGGATTTCAATTCCACCCCAAAACTTGCTCCACAGCTAGCGCGCTTTGATCTGGAGCGAGTGCATGTAATCCGATTAGAAAACGAGCCCCTCTGGCGCCAAGGTCGAGCCCAGAACGTCGCCCTGCGCTACTCCAGATCTGAAATCATTCTCAAATTAGATGCAGACATCGAACTACTCACGATTGCGCCTTATTTAGAAGCAATGGATCGTGATCCAACACTTTTTTACCGAGGCTTCAGCAAATTAGGAAGCTCCTCTGGCAGCTGTCTATTCCGGCGCAAGGATGGTCGCCGCTGCGGCGGCTGGCACGACCACATGTCGGGCTGGGGCGGCGATGACGTCGACTTCTATCAGCGGCTGCGGAGGCGGGGTCTTAAGGCAGCGGTGTTCGAACCGGAAAGCTTTCGGGAAACAACCCAACCAATGGAGGTCAAGAACAGTGAAGCCGCCCGCATCGACAGCCAAATACTGCAGAACCAGCCCCAGCTGGCCTGTCAGCCCCGCTTTAGCGGGGTGCGCAACACGCTGCTGAGCGTGGTGCAGAAACAGAACCGAAGCCGGGCCCTGCGCTATGAATTTCTACAGGATTCAGACTTACCCCATAGGGTTTTGGCAAGCATGAAGAACCGCTCTAATCAAGAACTGGAGATAAGTCGCTTTAGTATCGAGCTGGCAAATATCCTCGCCATTCACCATTTCCAACCAGACCTGGATCCTCGGGATCTCCTCAACAGCCAGTCCTTCACCAATATTCTCCAGCGCCACCAGCTGCCCCGCAGCCGCAGCCGCAAGGAACGCCAGGCGCTGCTGGAGTCTCTACCGAAACGGATGGGGCAGCTGCGCCAGCTAGCCGAGCAACTTGGAGTTGCCACCCTCCCGCATTAA
- a CDS encoding sensor histidine kinase, with the protein MTVPRARLAGYDWVVLMASLVLGGVAGYLGLLLGMRLLLEPRIVSETALRLSKYTVLVEEVLKQNDRVALPSGVLVRPENKLAELKPSAPGRFERLVQLAMVREFGVKRRLQRDQPPLQDPWGGHWVQLNLSKDWAGQSLWLYQSERLSNSIWYLPLLRILAIAMGGLGGLVLFLRLKVERPLSRMLNLLGEQGVAVPLQLLPEEGIAPIRLLSLRINRLLERINNTATARRQLLHGLTHDLGGPHARLMLRTEILCERLDGGNGEIAKAMAMDLERLRSLTDQLALLGEQELPAERRQACALDDLCGRIVASHPSQLIRLRMPRLLVKLDPDGLERALNNLIDNALEYGAPPVQLSGVRQGNQVLLRVDDHGAGIATDTLLTMPSPSRSNDRQRQRHRGLGLAIVERFCLDHQGRLALLEAPSGGLRAELRLPVLLRAQGQS; encoded by the coding sequence ATGACTGTGCCCAGAGCACGACTGGCCGGCTACGACTGGGTTGTGCTCATGGCCAGCCTGGTGCTCGGTGGCGTGGCCGGCTACCTGGGGCTGCTGCTGGGGATGCGCCTACTGCTGGAGCCGCGCATTGTCAGCGAAACAGCCCTGCGGCTGAGCAAATACACAGTGCTGGTGGAAGAGGTGCTGAAGCAAAACGACCGAGTCGCCCTGCCATCGGGAGTACTGGTGCGACCTGAAAACAAGCTGGCTGAGCTTAAGCCGAGCGCACCAGGGCGTTTTGAGCGCCTGGTGCAGTTGGCGATGGTGCGGGAGTTTGGGGTCAAGCGGCGGCTGCAACGCGACCAGCCTCCCCTGCAAGACCCTTGGGGAGGGCACTGGGTGCAACTGAACCTGAGCAAGGACTGGGCCGGCCAGTCCCTGTGGCTGTATCAGTCAGAGCGGCTCAGCAACAGCATCTGGTACCTCCCCCTGCTGAGGATCCTGGCCATCGCGATGGGCGGGCTAGGGGGCCTGGTGCTCTTCCTGCGACTAAAGGTGGAACGCCCCCTAAGCCGGATGCTGAATTTGCTCGGGGAGCAAGGAGTCGCCGTGCCCCTGCAACTGCTGCCCGAGGAGGGAATCGCGCCGATCCGTCTACTCAGCCTCCGCATCAACAGGCTGCTCGAGCGGATCAACAACACGGCGACCGCGCGACGCCAGCTGCTGCACGGCCTCACCCACGACCTGGGCGGCCCCCATGCCCGGCTGATGCTGCGCACCGAAATCCTCTGCGAGCGACTCGATGGCGGCAACGGGGAAATAGCCAAAGCGATGGCTATGGATCTCGAACGACTGCGAAGCCTCACTGACCAACTGGCCCTTTTGGGAGAGCAAGAGCTGCCGGCTGAGCGGCGTCAGGCCTGCGCCCTCGACGACCTTTGCGGCCGCATCGTGGCCAGTCACCCCTCCCAGCTGATCCGCCTACGGATGCCGCGGCTGCTGGTGAAGCTCGACCCCGACGGACTGGAGCGGGCCCTCAACAACCTGATTGACAACGCGCTGGAGTACGGCGCCCCGCCGGTACAACTGAGTGGAGTGCGCCAGGGCAACCAGGTGCTTTTGCGGGTGGACGACCACGGAGCAGGAATTGCCACTGACACCTTGCTGACCATGCCCAGCCCCAGCCGCAGCAACGACCGCCAGCGCCAACGCCATCGGGGGCTGGGGCTAGCAATCGTGGAACGCTTCTGCCTCGATCACCAGGGAAGACTGGCCCTACTTGAGGCTCCAAGCGGAGGCTTGCGAGCGGAACTGCGCCTACCCGTGCTGCTCAGAGCCCAGGGCCAGAGCTAA
- a CDS encoding NAD(P)H-dependent oxidoreductase, translating into MILLDTALRQREKEGRPLRIGVIGAGAMARGLVALITNQIPGMEVVAIANPTLKRAADAYAFAGRDGAVAASDLAALERSLSAGEPAITSDPALLVRSGAIDALIDITGSVNHGAGIVLAAIEHGKPLVLMNAEVDATIGPILHEKARAAGVLLSCCDGDQPGVQLNLWRKVKGMGLIPLVLGNIKGLQDEYRTPTTQQGFAEQWNQDVTMVTSFADGSKVNFEQCIVANATGFTVLRRGTSRMEYRGPVEDLTTHYDLEQLRALGGVVDFVVGAQPAPGVFCLAELADPRHAPLLAAKGLGDGPLYCFYEPYHLCHLDAPMSLARAVLFGDAVGQPIGGPVVEVVAIAKRDLEAGETLDSFGRYMTYGQSEQASVVRTEGLVPEGLVEGCRLKRPISKDQPVHWSDVEAPSQELAHQLYAEQQGRWGSV; encoded by the coding sequence TTGATCCTGCTCGACACGGCCCTGCGGCAGCGCGAAAAGGAGGGGCGGCCCCTGCGCATCGGCGTGATTGGGGCCGGGGCGATGGCCCGGGGCCTAGTGGCTCTGATCACCAACCAGATCCCTGGCATGGAGGTGGTGGCGATCGCCAACCCCACCCTGAAGCGGGCGGCGGATGCCTACGCCTTCGCCGGCCGCGACGGAGCCGTGGCGGCCAGCGACCTGGCTGCGCTGGAACGCAGCCTGAGCGCCGGCGAACCAGCGATCACCAGCGACCCGGCCCTGCTGGTGCGCTCGGGGGCAATCGATGCCCTGATCGACATCACCGGTTCGGTGAACCACGGCGCCGGCATTGTGCTGGCGGCGATCGAGCACGGCAAACCGCTAGTGCTGATGAATGCGGAAGTGGATGCCACGATCGGGCCGATCCTGCACGAGAAGGCGCGGGCGGCGGGAGTGTTGCTTAGCTGCTGCGATGGCGATCAGCCAGGCGTGCAACTCAACCTCTGGCGCAAGGTGAAGGGCATGGGCCTGATCCCGCTGGTGCTGGGCAACATCAAGGGCCTGCAGGACGAATACCGCACCCCGACCACCCAGCAAGGCTTTGCCGAACAGTGGAACCAGGACGTGACGATGGTGACCTCGTTTGCCGACGGCTCGAAGGTGAACTTTGAGCAGTGCATCGTGGCTAACGCCACCGGCTTCACGGTGCTGCGGCGCGGCACCTCCCGAATGGAATATCGCGGTCCGGTCGAAGACCTCACCACCCACTACGACTTGGAGCAGCTGCGGGCGCTCGGTGGCGTGGTGGATTTTGTTGTGGGCGCGCAGCCGGCGCCGGGGGTGTTCTGCTTGGCGGAGCTGGCCGACCCGCGCCACGCGCCGCTGCTGGCGGCAAAGGGCCTGGGGGATGGGCCGCTCTACTGCTTCTACGAGCCGTATCACCTCTGCCACCTGGATGCGCCAATGAGCCTGGCGCGGGCGGTGCTGTTTGGCGATGCGGTGGGCCAACCGATCGGCGGGCCCGTGGTGGAGGTGGTGGCCATCGCCAAGCGCGACCTGGAGGCGGGCGAAACCCTCGACTCCTTCGGCCGCTACATGACCTACGGCCAATCCGAGCAAGCCAGCGTGGTGCGTACCGAAGGTCTGGTGCCAGAGGGTCTGGTGGAGGGCTGCCGACTGAAGCGCCCCATCTCCAAAGACCAGCCGGTCCACTGGAGCGATGTGGAAGCCCCCAGCCAGGAGCTAGCCCACCAGCTCTACGCCGAGCAGCAGGGGAGGTGGGGTAGCGTTTAG
- a CDS encoding glycosyltransferase family 2 protein: MSSRALPTVDVVTPCRNRLANLRASLPSWLSHPLVRRILVVDFQSDLPVAEALGRNRDPRITVLRVDDEPLWRQGRAQNVGLQASDADLILKLDADIAIVDISAYVEAMALNPQLFLRGCSQRGSSSGLCLVPRLVARRIGGYHDQMSGWGGDDVDFYRRLCRAGLNSGFVKAADFAEVPQRMATKNTEAPRLDTAWLPPHPDLARQPQFTAYRNGILARVQRQHRLTALRWRFDPAEGSGATLKKGRNRMRMLLGRHNTELANILAVHSYVPGDSHWDVLRQPWVQKAIQQHRLVLPRQRDMELALAAQLTERSKSLRSFAANLGIELLPLE, translated from the coding sequence ATGTCCAGTCGCGCCCTGCCCACTGTTGACGTTGTGACCCCCTGTCGCAACCGTCTGGCCAACCTGCGCGCCAGCCTTCCCTCCTGGCTGAGCCATCCCCTTGTGCGGCGCATCCTGGTGGTGGACTTCCAGTCGGATCTTCCGGTCGCGGAGGCCCTTGGGCGGAATCGTGATCCCCGCATCACGGTGCTGCGGGTGGACGATGAGCCCCTATGGCGCCAAGGCAGGGCACAAAACGTGGGCCTACAGGCCTCTGATGCGGATCTGATCCTGAAGCTCGATGCTGACATCGCGATCGTGGACATCTCCGCCTACGTGGAGGCCATGGCTCTGAACCCGCAGCTTTTCCTGCGGGGCTGTAGCCAGCGCGGCAGCTCCTCGGGGCTTTGCCTGGTGCCGCGCCTGGTGGCGAGGCGAATCGGCGGCTACCACGACCAGATGTCTGGCTGGGGCGGCGATGACGTGGATTTTTATCGGCGGCTTTGTCGGGCAGGCCTGAACAGCGGCTTCGTAAAAGCAGCTGACTTTGCCGAGGTCCCCCAACGCATGGCCACAAAAAACACCGAGGCCCCGCGCCTGGACACTGCCTGGCTGCCGCCCCATCCCGACCTGGCCCGGCAGCCCCAGTTCACGGCATATCGCAATGGCATATTGGCCAGAGTTCAGCGTCAACACCGTCTGACCGCACTGCGTTGGCGCTTTGATCCAGCCGAAGGTAGCGGTGCAACCCTCAAAAAGGGTCGCAATCGAATGCGCATGCTCTTGGGTCGGCACAATACCGAATTGGCGAACATCCTGGCGGTGCACTCTTACGTCCCTGGTGACAGTCACTGGGACGTACTGAGGCAGCCTTGGGTGCAGAAAGCGATCCAGCAGCACCGTCTAGTGCTGCCCCGACAACGGGATATGGAGCTCGCCTTAGCGGCCCAGTTAACGGAGCGCTCGAAGAGCTTGCGCTCATTCGCAGCCAACCTGGGAATTGAACTGCTACCCCTTGAGTAA